GATCCAAAATAATAATTAATTAAAGCGAGATTGACATCGGCCAATGAAGCAATCTTGCGCAAGGTTACTTTTTCGAGACCCTCTTTTTTAATTAGTTCCAGTGTGGCATTCAGGATGCAATCCTTCGTTTTTATGTCTTTTTCGGAACCCTTGGTCATCCACATACTCTCCTATCAAAATTATTGCGATTTATCCCGCCTTAACGGGCAGTAAGACCCCCACCTAAAGATTCAGTGTAAACCAAGAAGATAGGTGGGGGATCAACTGCACGTAAAGGTCCGATTAATTCAACTAACAATCAGTGGGGGATAAAGAAAACCCCACTGATGGAAGTCTCAATTTATCATTATACCGTCCATTAGAATGTAAAATTTAAACTTAGTTTAATATTAACATAATCGCTCTGCCTTTGGGTATCAAGTCAAGCTCTTTCACGCCGTCCCAGGAAAAGGATCAGCAATCCTATAGTATTTTCCTTGACACAGAGACAAAAAGGAGATAAATTTTGTTTAAACGGTGTTTTAAACATCGTTTAATTTTTTTGTGGTGTTGAAAGTACCAACAAATTTTTCTTAGACAATAAAAACAGAAAGTTGCGTGAAAGCATGTCAAATTCAACTGTGGAGCCGAGTTTCATAGAATCACAGGAGTTCTCGATCAAATCCATTATCGCTCCACTCTTAGCCGTCATCGTTGGCATGATTATGGTTATTCTGGATAGCACGGTTGTCAATGTCGCCATTCCGAAATTGGTTGACTATTTTAATACAGACCTGAAAACCGTTCAATGGACGGTAACAGGATACACCTTGGCACTATCAGCGGTTATCCCACTTGCCGGTTGGATGACCGATAAATTCGGTTCAAAGAAAATCTTTTTACTCACCATCGCATTTTTTACATTCGGCTCTGTATTATGTGCGCTCGCCCAATCGCCGTTGCAACTGATTATCTTCCGGGTCATTCAAGGTCTAGGCGGGGGAATGGTCGCTCCTATTGGAATGGCCATGGTTTTTAAGCTTGCTCCACCGCATAAACGGGGATCAATCATGGGGGTACTTGGAATTCCGATGCTGATGGCTCCGGCACTTGGACCTGTGTTATCAGGTTGGCTTGTAGATTCTGTAAGCTGGCACTGGATTTTTATGATTAATCTGCCAATCGGAATCATTGCCTTGATTCTAGGTATGAAGTTCCTTCCGAAAGGTGAACCGCATGAAGCACCTCATCTCGATAAAATTGGTATGGTCATGGGTCCATTAGCCTTTGCAATGCTGACATACGGTGTGAGTGAGGGCGGTTCGAGCTGGACATCGACAAATACGATTGTCGGTTTAAGTGTCGGTTTCGGGGCCTTGCTTATCTTTATCGTTGTCGAGCTTATGCAAAAACAACCATTACTTGAATTGCGTGTGTTCCGTTCATCACATTTTACTCGCGGAATCATTCTTGCTTGGATGGCACAGGTTGCCTTGTTTGGCTCGATGATATTGACCCCACTGTATTTGCAACAGCTTCGTGGATATACCGCATTTGAGACCGGATTAATTTTATTACCGCAAGCATTGGCCTCAGCAATCTTTATGCCAATCAGCGGTCGGTTGTTTGATAAAATCGGGGCCAGACCATTGGCATTTACTGGTCTTGGCATCATTTCAACAGGACTTTTCCTGTTTTCCCGAATTACTGTCGATACTAATCTTGAGATGATCCTGCTCTCTTTATTTTTAATTGGAAGCGGGATGGGATTGACGATGATGCCGGTCAACACACATGTGTTGAATTCGGCTCCGCGCAAGTTAGTCAGCAGGGTCACACCACTTACAACCGCTGCCCAGCAGGTTGTCGTTTCATTTGCCGTAGCGGGACTAACTGGTTATTTAACATCCCAGATTGATGAAAATATGAAGGAAGTTGTGAAAGGGGTCAGCCCGGTAGAAGCCGCGACAAACGGATTTGCGGATACGTATTTCTTAGCTGCTTGTCTGGCTATTGGAGGATTCGTGTTTAGCTTATTCCTGCGGAAGCCGAAAAGCCAACCAGAAGAACCGGGTCAACAAGACAAACCAGATCCAGGAATGATGGCTGGCCACTAAATGATTTATCACATTAAAGCATTGGGGGACAGTCCCACTAGTCTTGCATCAAAGTATATAAATTGAATTTATTCAAAAAATTTACAATGCGATTTAGATGTCTAATGAAAAAAAGGTGATCAGGGATTAAATAGACCTTGTTCCCTTTTTTTTCCTATTTTAGTTTTCTTTCTTTTTTCCTGCCTTTTTCACCACAGCGACGTTTCCAAACAACGGTTTTTCTTTCACTAAAGGTTTAGGGACTTTTTGTCTCCCCTTTGATTTTTTCCTTTTTCTGTTTAATTCTTTTAACATTCTTCTGCCGGGTAAATACAAATACGTTCGAAGAACCCGAAAGAATTCCCAAGGTGTTTTTTTCGACTTAGTTTGAAGTTTTATGATGAGTGAAACACCTAACGCAATAAGGGCTAAGAACATTTGATTCCAAATTCCTTGTGGTTTTGTACTCCAGACCTTTGTTAGTTTTAGGTGTCCCTTAATCCACTTGAAAAAAAGTTCGATAAGCCAGCGGCTCTTGTAGATTTCTAGGATCTGTTGATCAGTTAAATCAAAGCGTGTCGTTAAAATTCGGTAGGTTCTCCCTTTTTCATCCCAAAATTCTATGTACCGAACCGGTACATTTGAAATCCCAAAATTCACTTTTTCATCTCTTTTTACCGATGGATGAGTCGGTTCATATTCTTCTAACGTATTAGTTACCAGATTCTTGCTTATTCGGACTACAAATGAAATATTCCTCTCGAGCCAATCCATTAAATTCTTTTTGGAAGGATAACCTCTGTCCATTACATAGGTGGCATCAAAATCTTCAATGATGAAATCGGAGCTTTCAAAATCACTCACAGTACCAGTGGAAGGAACAATTTTATCTGGATAGGCGATATCTTTAGAAACCACAACGAGTCTAGTATGCATTTTGACCGCATTGTGGCCTTTGGAGATAAAAGCCCAATCACAAAGATTTTCTGGTAAGCTAATTTCCGTTGAATCTACTATATTTAATCGACCGATGTCCTTTGATAATCCTTCTAAACCTTGGGTTAACTCATGAATTTTCTTAACTACTTTTACAAACATTTTTTGAACCATTTCTGTTGGAAGGTCGTTAATCCGTCGGCTTAATTGAGAGCCACTAATACTTTTAATACCAATTTCTTTCCTGAGAGTAGGAAAAGCCCTTAACTTTTCTTCCATATGACTGTACGAGCACCATTGATCTAGCTGAGCTGCAACAAAAATTTTTAATAAAGCCTTTGTAGAAAGCCTCTTTCCATAATCAATCAGTGGACAATCAAAATCCTCTGTTGGAAGTAGAGATAAGCATTGACACATCAAGATTTCTTGGCCTATACTTTTATTATTCAAATGTGAAAACTCCTTTGTAGAAGACTTGTTTGTTTTAGGGAACATAACAAGGTCAACAACTTCTACAATAGGAGTTTTTTTTTATTTCGTAAAGAAGTTAAATTACTTTTATTTCATTTTTAGTAACTTTTTTCAAGACGTGCAAGGCTAGTGGGACAGTCCCCCAATGCTTTAATGCTGTAATACAACGGGGGACAGTCCCCCACTACACTAAAGTACTATCTGGTCCTTAACCTCTATCGAATATTTTTCCACTGTCCCAATAGGCAGTTCTAAAACCTTCTCAGCGCCACGAATCGGAAAGATCATCATATTGGGTTTCACATTCTTCCGAACAACGACGACGACATCATTTCGGTCAAGAAACACAACATCAATCGGGAAAAACATGAAAAACATATGAATCGAATTGCAGGGTACAAGCAAAATCCCTTCATCTACAAGAGGTTTCCTTCTAAACATAAGGCCCCTGAAGCGCGGCCAGAACCGATCGCAAACCTTAATCAAAATCGGCACATCTATGTCATGATTTTGTCTAAAAATTTTCACAAATTCGCCCTTCCTTTCGTCTCCCTATATAGTGAATTTTACCTATTCGGATGATATATTTAAATAGCAAACAAACGAAAAGGCAAACCCTGAGAAATCTTGGGACGCAAAGCTATAGGGACTTACGTGAAAGCCGAAGTCAGCCAGTTACCGAATCTGTAGACAGCTAACGGAGAAATGCCGAAGTCAGCCAGATACCAAATTTGAAGAAGGTCTACGAGGAATACCAAGCCAGTCCATCACCAAATCTGTAAAAGATACATCACAATAATGTTTTGGGCAAACAAAAACAGAAACTGTAGAAGGTGCTTTTGGACAAGAGTCAAATTCACTAAAAACAGTATTCTGAACTATTGGTTCGTTGCGCCGAAAACCGAAGCCACCAAAACACAGAATCTGCAGCGGCCCTTTGATCAAAAAATCCGAAGGCGCCACCTCAGAGTCTGCGAAAGGCCTTCCTACCACCGACGCCACATAACAGCCTAGTAAAATATCAAACACCAAAACATCAATTCTACAGATGGACACTTAGTAATACCGAAAGTCTACCATTATATCGAATTTGCACAATCAGCTTACATCGAATACCGAAGTCAGCCATTTGCCGAGTCTGTAAAAGAGCTTAAAGGCCAAACCGAAGTCAGCCAGTTACCGAATCTGTAGTGATACTTATCGTTGTTTGCCAAAAAATAGACGAGGTGAACAATCATGATGGAGAAAATCAAAGGCCTTTTCTCAGAAGAGAAGGGGCAAGGCATGACTGAGTACGGCTTAATTTTAGGACTAATCGCTCTTGCAGTTGTGGTAATTTTAACAACATTTGGCGAAACACTAACAACCAAGTTTACGGAAATTAAAGATGAGCTATTGAACGCAGGTTCAACAACGACAACGACTCCTTCTGGGTCATAAACACTT
The DNA window shown above is from Bacillus sp. T3 and carries:
- a CDS encoding MDR family MFS transporter produces the protein MSNSTVEPSFIESQEFSIKSIIAPLLAVIVGMIMVILDSTVVNVAIPKLVDYFNTDLKTVQWTVTGYTLALSAVIPLAGWMTDKFGSKKIFLLTIAFFTFGSVLCALAQSPLQLIIFRVIQGLGGGMVAPIGMAMVFKLAPPHKRGSIMGVLGIPMLMAPALGPVLSGWLVDSVSWHWIFMINLPIGIIALILGMKFLPKGEPHEAPHLDKIGMVMGPLAFAMLTYGVSEGGSSWTSTNTIVGLSVGFGALLIFIVVELMQKQPLLELRVFRSSHFTRGIILAWMAQVALFGSMILTPLYLQQLRGYTAFETGLILLPQALASAIFMPISGRLFDKIGARPLAFTGLGIISTGLFLFSRITVDTNLEMILLSLFLIGSGMGLTMMPVNTHVLNSAPRKLVSRVTPLTTAAQQVVVSFAVAGLTGYLTSQIDENMKEVVKGVSPVEAATNGFADTYFLAACLAIGGFVFSLFLRKPKSQPEEPGQQDKPDPGMMAGH
- a CDS encoding IS4 family transposase — translated: MNNKSIGQEILMCQCLSLLPTEDFDCPLIDYGKRLSTKALLKIFVAAQLDQWCSYSHMEEKLRAFPTLRKEIGIKSISGSQLSRRINDLPTEMVQKMFVKVVKKIHELTQGLEGLSKDIGRLNIVDSTEISLPENLCDWAFISKGHNAVKMHTRLVVVSKDIAYPDKIVPSTGTVSDFESSDFIIEDFDATYVMDRGYPSKKNLMDWLERNISFVVRISKNLVTNTLEEYEPTHPSVKRDEKVNFGISNVPVRYIEFWDEKGRTYRILTTRFDLTDQQILEIYKSRWLIELFFKWIKGHLKLTKVWSTKPQGIWNQMFLALIALGVSLIIKLQTKSKKTPWEFFRVLRTYLYLPGRRMLKELNRKRKKSKGRQKVPKPLVKEKPLFGNVAVVKKAGKKKEN
- a CDS encoding DUF192 domain-containing protein — protein: MKIFRQNHDIDVPILIKVCDRFWPRFRGLMFRRKPLVDEGILLVPCNSIHMFFMFFPIDVVFLDRNDVVVVVRKNVKPNMMIFPIRGAEKVLELPIGTVEKYSIEVKDQIVL
- a CDS encoding Flp family type IVb pilin → MMEKIKGLFSEEKGQGMTEYGLILGLIALAVVVILTTFGETLTTKFTEIKDELLNAGSTTTTTPSGS